The sequence below is a genomic window from Silene latifolia isolate original U9 population chromosome 7, ASM4854445v1, whole genome shotgun sequence.
CTCAATAACGCTTCCTCCGCGGTATCCTGTTGTTCCTCTTTAAACACTATTACTCCCTCCCTCGTGTTAGTATCCGTTGCTTGTGTTATCGGCTTTCTTGTATCCGCAAACTCTATTTCCGACAATGGTGACGCCTTATGGTCTTTGAAGTACTCCTTGTTGTCGTCATCTTGGGCTTTATTTTGGGCCTTCAGGTTTTCTTCATTGTCGGGCCATGGGTCTAAGACAGGCCCACTGCATATGATCTCGGTCACGGGTTCCGGTGGGGTTTGGGTCTGGGCTGATTGGCTGGATGATTGGCGTTTTTGGTGAGTGTTGGGCTTTGAGGGTAGGCCCACTTCTGTGTGCTCTAGCTTTGGTGATGAGGCTGTTGGTGATTTGGGTGGAGTGAATGGTTCGGATTCGGTTTGGATTGTTTTATGTGGGTTTGACCCATTATTGACGTCAGCCTGTTCACAAGGTTAATTAATAAGGGGATAACAAACATCAAGAAAATGTGACAACATTCAATAAGGTTAGGCATCGAATATTTGATATATCGGCTCATTTAATTTCAAGAACAAATCAATAAATCTTCGATTTATTATCGAGTCAGCAATTTCGAACCTCACGTCTTTTGATCGTTTCATGTGAATTTCCGTTATAGAAGAGTATGAAAGGCAATTATACCATAAAATTGTGTAAAACAGACTCACGTAATACAGTAGGTCTTCCTTGTGACGGGTCGGATATTGCGACGGGTATTTTGTGAGTGGAAATATGTAAAGGGGACAAGGTGGacacccaccccatgtgctcctTCTCTCACCCCCATGGGTTTTGTGTGAGACAATATGgtacccgtcacaagtttgtgacggataccctccgtcatAAGGGAGAATTTGTGCACGTAATATTATGAaccattttcattaaaatgaTTAGTTAATCGCCACATCATCTATTTTATcaaacagttagtcttgctgaagacgggtcggagcaagtgacgggtaatgtcactcacaaaacagataggggggacaaggtggggcgtCCCCATATGTTTCCCTCTCTcttctatttgggtcatttgtgagaggaaatggtattcgtcactccaaagtgacggatacatgtcatcttcaatgagattttgtattTATCAAATTATTGCATAAAACACCCACATAAATATTATACTctcatccagaccaaaggttacattgactttttggcactatttatGGTTGTAGAAAATCTTTGATATTACTCTTAATCAATAAGAGAAAATATAGTCATCTGAGATCTTGTTTGGTTTATCTGAGATCTTGTTTGAGATCTTGTTTGGTTTATCGTCATGAATACTATacgaatatcaaatttttattatttttaataatgtattaactaaagatattcacgttgcaaaacacgtctcgacaagtgtgataaagtCAATGTAACGTTTGGCGTGAATGGGTTGCAACacgtctcgacaagtgtgataaagtTAATGTAACCTTTGGTGTGAATGAGAGGAAGTAGACAATTTAAGTGATCAGTTAATCACCAAATAAATCCATTTTACAAAAttcttagaccatccccaagcagaagATCGAGTTAATCGGGTCATCAATATCTTTCCTCATTATCACACCTTAATTATCTTGACCCACTTTcatcctcccaagcagaaggtcacgacctaggtcaccaACCCAATTATTTTTCACTGTTTAACCAATGAGAGAGTCACCTACCGCGTCGTCATCATACTCAACCAAATGTCACCTTCTCTTTATTTTGACGGTTGTCCTTCTTTTGTTTTTTCACCAATGGGAGTATGCCACCAATGGGTCACCAACAAGTCGTCACCAACTCAACTCAAAGTCACCAATTGACCCTGAGTAGTTGAAGGTCACCAAAATTAACCCCGTAATCCTAATTTAAGGTGTCATtaaggtgacccaacaaggtcacgaCCCAGTCGGTGACGGGATGGTCTTACGCAAGAGCATTGCAAAATTATTATGTAAGACGGTTACATCCAAATAGTGGCATTCTTTGAACACAAGTACAGGTTGGATCTTTGATGGATGAAATCAGCTTTATAGCTGGATTAGTTCAGACCAGTCACTTCTGTTTATAACAAGTACAATGGCGTAATGGGCCCAATAAGGTTCAAATTTCGGAAACAAGATAGATCTATTTAAATTCAATTCCTGATTATATTCACGTTACTTTGTACGGGTTAATAATCAACCTTACCCATCAGGTCAACTAGTAGACTGTAGACCTGACAAATTAACCCACTCCGAACGATCCCGGCCCACTTGACCCAAATAACCCGTACGAAAGACCTCAAGATTGACCCGACGCAATATTATCCGAGCAAACGTTATTGTTGCACACTAATTACTATCTGTAAgttaaataacttgataataataGTTTACTTAAAAATGACCTGAATCAGAAATGGCCCAGTCAtgcctgaaatcaacacaaacccaaACTAACCTGAACCTAACCCAGTTCACCCATTTGCTAGTTCTATTACGATTAGCATCTCCTCTATCACGATCATTtatttataaaaaataaaatcatacATGGGTGGAACCGGTCTTGGTACCATTCTCCAAAAATAAATTTTTGAGAGCAATCCTCTTAAAACTTATACAAATTTGTGACGCACCATAAGCTTATGACATCTCATAGCTAGTTCAAATAACGTTAAAAAAAAGGTGGTTGTGAAATGTCACAAGTCACTTTTCGTCACAAATAAGAATAACTATATGAGTAACTTAGATGAACGATTTAAGGAGAAAAAGAAGATATAAATGCATACCTGATCACTAGAATGAATAGCAGGATCAGCAGTACGATTAGTAGGAATAGGAACATAACCTTGTGTATCACCACTTCCTTGACTTGCTGAATAACCTCTTTTTATTAATATTCCCAAATTACCACCACCACTTCCCTTAATCCTTCCACTAATAACTCTTAACAAACTTGTTTTCCACATCTTAATTACCTTCAATGCTGTAATTATGcgttaattaatgtataataatgTAACTACCGCCATTGAAGCTATAGGTTGGTCCATAATATAACATGTAGAGTATCGACGTGGAATATTGTTCGAGCGATTTCTGGAATTTTGAGTACGTGTTACGTGTCTCTTTTGTCTGCTTTTTTTGGGTGTTTTGGGCTCTGGATCAATTATTTGGGCCTTTTTTCAGGTCTATTGACTATTATCAAGCTTGTCTAAATTTGAGCCGATTCCGAGTTTAGTAAGGCTCGATTTATTCAGGATATATATAACCCATTCGGCCTAATTTAACTTAATTCAGAACTGTTGAAGCCGGTTATTTAAATCGTAATATAACCAGTTCGAATTCGTAATATCAATACGCAATTCGCTCAAAATTGAGCATAATTCGATAAAATTATAACAAAACACCATAATTCGATGTAATTCCAATTCGCAGTCTGATTGAGCCAATTAGGTAATCCTGGTTGAAACCATATTGAGAAATGTTAATGTCATCATGTATTATGCCCAAATCCGTTAAATTCCAATCGTAAAGAATGAATGACTTGTAATGAGTCGCTTTCACAATTGCCTACCTaaccatctttttttttttttttttttgacagcaacaaATAACATAGCTTATAACAGAGCTTCCCTAACCATCTaacactaatattattattattaatcaaTATATGCAACTACGTGACCCTCTATGAATTACATCGCACATTACTAGTACAACGGTAGTACACCGAGTTCAGATTTCTTTTCTAGTTTCATGTTTCACCTTATATCACACGTCATTAGAACGATTACGAAATATAAGATGAAACACGTAAATGAAACACATGAACGAACAAACGTTACCGCCATTGAAATAACGCaacaaatgaaatttaaatttcaaaaaaGTAACAAAAATGGGGCAACACATTTGATTAAGAAAACTCAATTGGTCCGGTCCCTACATAAGTTAGAAATATCGGCTACTATCTACTCTTGCCTCTTAGGCTTTTGACTACTATTCCAAATTACAACCATGCCCTAGTTAGAACACCCCTCTAAAGGCCAAAACTgttaaaaccctaaaattaaCAAGGGCAAAACTGTAAAatctcaaaccaaaccaaaaataCAGCTGCGCACTACTCCATCACTACATCGAACAAATAAATTAAAGGATAGGAGAAGAAAACGGTAATTTTGTGTGTTGTCGTTGTCGATGCAGGGGCAAAACTGGAAACTCAATATATTCTCTcaaatcatcttcatcttcaggATTTACCGATTCTTGTTTAAGATCATCTTAACTTAAGACGAGGTTGATCATGATTAGGCATAGACAGAACCGTAAGACAAGGCCATTAATAATAAAGCAGCTTGTTCAACTTCACCAAATTTATTATTCGTACCGCTTTTTCGGATACCAGATTGCATTACTTTAATCTTTAATGGCATaccaatattattgttattatcattattgtttttgATAATAGTCTTCTTCTTCAATTTGTTGTTGTCGTCTTTTTGTTGCTTGCTTATTCCCAAAAGTGCCCTTCTCTTTTTGTGGAATTTTATCCCGCATGCGTTGCATAATGTCTGACAcatataaataaattaatttaattacccCAAGAATATGcaaattcaaacacaaattaattaAACTTTTGAATAAAACAGTCTTAAACTCCATTCGTCCTAATTATTTGTTTGTTATATCAAGTTAAAAGGATCaaaatagataaacaaatgattgtaaCAAAAAGAGTATATAAAAGGATGAGACGGGCTTACACAATCATTACTCAAATTCAAATGATCAAAAGTAAAATGACCAAAATAGGTCGGGTCTGGTCTGGTGGGTAAAAAAttaaaaaagttaatattttctCTCGTTTGTTTATCTTTTGATTAAATTCAAttgtttgtttatctttgattaaatacaaataaataaatgattggaACAAAAAAGTTTTACAAAAAGGAGAAAGGGTTACACAATAATTATTGAAATTTAAATGATCAAAAGGTGAAATGACAAAAATGGGTCTGGTgggtaaaaaaaattgaaaaattaccttGGGACCAGCAGGACCGCCTCTCCAAAGTGGGGTAGTAGTAGTTTGACAGTCAGAACATTTTTTAACTTCACCATTGTTGTTAATGTTACTGTTTGAGTTACCATTACTGTTTGAGTTACTGTGGTTGCTGCTGCTGCTTTGAGAATCAGATGGAGAAGCACACTAAAAAACAtcaaaacaaaccaaacaaaaaacaTTAGACAAACCAGGTCGAGTCggctaacatgaatcatcattCGAAACACGAATAAACAAAGAATACTTACATCTTCAATGAGATCCATGAGTTAAGAGGGATTAGAGAAGAAGGGTAAGATTGGAAAATAAATGTGTGATCAAAGAAAGAAGAGAATGATCAAAATATTTGGCGGGATAAAGAGAGAAGAAGGAAGAAAGGAGGAGAAGAATAGGTTGCGGCGGGTTGAAAGGAGGAATTGAAAAAAGAGGGAAGAGAAATCAGGGTATTTAAAGTAAAGGGTATAGTGtgatgtgtgtttgtgttttgcgCTTCTTTTTTCAAGGGTTGGATGTTTTAAGAGACTTTGATCGCCGAACCCTAGTATGTTTTGGGCTTACATTTTGGAATTACTTAAATACCCTTGGACCTTTGTTGATTTATAGgagtatttttatttttatttttgaaaaatatCTTGAAAGTATTTGTTTCTTTGGAGCAAATATGGTATTTTTATCTAtagaatattaaaaaaaaaaaaaaaaatacgaggTTTATGGCATGCAATACTAAAACGAAGATAATACTCTGTATTTTGTGGAGTTGCGGATTTGTGGCTGAATATGTCAAATTTGTAACGTATATCTATCTGTATACACGTAGTATATCTTTTGGAGTCGTGAATCGGATTGACGGAGAAAATCATGTTTTATATACATTGAATCTTGCATTAGAACTTAGAAGATCCGTGTGTATGAGCACGTTGTTTTCACATTTGCTCCTTATTTGGTAATAGTGTTGACCTAGATAATTCTGTTTCACAATTTATCTTGTGTAAAACTTCGCCATATATACTTGAGCCTTTATTGGTTATTTAAAAGattttaataataaaatgcaaGACACATAAAATATATTATGAATGGATTTACataattattaaataaatttgaaaatatAAATTATACTTGAGAAAATGTCTTTGATTatgtaattaaatataaattataCATGGATGTGAAGACAATAGAGTAGATTCTAATTTTATGGCTTTGGGAATTTGTATGCTTAGACAAATACTAGCCATTTAGTTTTGTAGTAATGATTGATTGATTTTTTCCTCCtccattgaaatgccaaaaaaaaTTGTCGTTATTATCACCATGTGGTAGTATTTGACCCAAGACGGATATTCCGTTTCAAACTAAGACTTGCTCTTACTTAAAAAAATGTCCTTAAACCTTTGACATTTTCTTAGATATATTGTTACATTCATATTCACATTGTAAATGCAACTACAAAACTAGAAATAGCCATATGTAATATCTTAGGTAGGGGTAATTTAGTCATTTGAATATAAATACGAATGTTGATTTGTGTTAGGGGACTTGGCACTATGGCAGTCAGGAAACTAAACAAACAACAGTCAAATGTAAAGTTTGACCAATTTAATTAGGGTTAGGTTAGCATGAGTTTTACATGTTTTCTATTCATTTTTTTCCTTGGAATTGATGATCGAAATGTTAAGGGTATCCCCTTAAACGAAAAGGCAGAGccataataaataaaatacagaGTACAATGTCGTAAGTAGGTGATACAGAGTATTTTTCTTAGATTTTCATCTTCGAATAATTGCTTTCACATTTATTAATCATAAATTGATTGCAGTAACTAAAAATCATTCGTAATAATCCGTGATATGATTCATTTCATTTAATTATACTCGGGGTAGTAAATAGTAATTGCATTGGATTAGTGAAATAGAACACTCCCTATAATCTACTATAAGTCTATAACAATTTGTCAATTTGTGTCGATGATAAATAAGCGAATAGAGTAACGGCTTCAGTATGTTTCATtttgtctcaatcatttatttacttttatattGTGAAATAAAAGGAGTAAAGAAGTGACTGAAATAGTGCATTTAATCGCGACTTTTTCATGATCCTCTATCACATTTATTATTTTTAAACTTTCCAAAATATTACCTGAGACGAAAACACGAAacaaacccgacacgaaattaatagGTTTGAATTGAGGCTTGATAACTATTTATGTAAGTGAGTCGACACAAGATTTAATTGGGCCGGCTTTAGATTGAAGGGTTCATGAGCtttttacatgtgacacgaacataAACACAAACTCAACAGAATTCAATCTGTTTGCGCGGTCAAATGCACGCGGTAAATCGAACGCAATTAGAATTTAGAAATGTAAATAACTTTATCTTATCGCTAAAATTATGCGTTAGAGAGTGGCATTTGACTTTTAAATAAGAATATTACTTTTGAGTGAAAGATTTTAATTTTGCGTTAGTTTTGCCTTTTTactttttgtttttccttttatgTTTTGCTTTTGTTGTATGAGCTAGTTTTTATCAAACTTTGATTCTTCATCAAAATCATCACATACTCCACTTTTTATGTATTCTATCACCAGGGAAAGCAAAAATTGCTCAAATTAATGATCTTATCACATTGGAACTTCATATTGAAGTTTTAAGTCCGGTAGTGGAAATAATCCAAAACTCAACTAAAAGCTTATGAGTATTGAATTGTAAAATATGAGGGGAGAAGAGAAAAAAGGAACATATATCAGATGTACTACACTACTACCTccaatttttgtgtttttaatcaTATATGTATATTTTTTGAGTTTATTATCTCAAAGTTTATTTGTTTTTTAGCATATTAAatatttttttgagcttattaaagtttataagttagattttaattttgtTCCTTCAAAGTCAAATTTTATTGTAACTTTTTAGAGCTTAATGTTCAAGTAActaaactcagaaactttatagtaaaactcataatttttaaaacaaaactcgaaaatttTATTATAATGCTAAAAAACTATAAAATTGGtggtaatacatcagatgtataattcaCTTACTGGAGAAGAGAAGGGAGTCTCTTATGTTAACATGttgttgtaaatatttctcacgTGTCCGAGTATCGGTTTGGGAATAAAGTGGAGTAATATAATAGCCTAAATTAGTCctttaaataaattataaaattattcAAGAATAGGTCTtcggttaaaaaaaaaaaaaaaaaaaaaaaaaaaaaaacatccttaTATTAGTTACAGTGTAGGTTTTTCTACATTAGTTTACTATCTACGTTACCACTAATAATCTCCTTATTAGTTAGGTGCACATGAATATACCATACTATCGTATACTCTAATCAATGAGACTGCATTATATTAATAACTACCCAAGTATGTCTTCACGAAGAATGAAACGAAACTCCATTGGTGAATAATTTAAAATGGTGAGAATTGTGCTTGAATCAACCTCACGGTTGGCAAGCCTCTAATTACGCTCTAACTTAATCGTCCATCCCTCGCCTTGATGAGATCCTTACACTGTTTGCTTATCGATACGGAGTTACTTAGCTCTTCTGGACTGGCGAGTAAAGTGAGGaactcaaccctcattgaggtaCAAAGTGACAAGATTACGTTACCGGGTCTGAGCCGTACTTATACATACGAACATTACTGGGGCTGGGCCGCACCCATACATACGGAACACAAACATGTCTTCTGATACCATGACAAGATTATATTACCAGGGCTAGGCCGAACCCATATACGGAGAGGAGAGGAGAGTTCATAAGTCTAAGAATGTTTCGTCCCAAAAACAATTGGCAATAGGAGAAGTAGGTCTTTGGTTTATAAACTAGATAACTCTCTCGTCTTTTTCCAATGTGAGACTCACATGTGACATTTATACAGGATGGGCTCTCTAATTTTATCTTCACATCGAGAACAGGAGAAATAAAATGCAGAAATGAACTTATCCGTCTAGTCCCTAAGTATAGAGGGCTGATTTTCATCGACGACATTTCATTCCAAAAAACGATAATGCCCATTGCACAATGACATTACTTTCTCTCTCTACACTATTTTCTCTTCAATTCAAGTAAAACCAATTAAAtttaaaaaacaaacaacaattgGCATGACGAATCCTGAATCAGCGGTACGTTAacaacttaatcgcattattaattTCGTTATTTTTTTTCCCGAATCGTTTATTCAATTCTTTACTTGAATTACGTCACGTATTTACTAAATTGGACTAAACATTGCGAGTTTTTTGCGTACATAAGAAATTATACAACCCATGGACTGAAAGTCGAGACTCAACAATGAGTCCATGGATAAAACTTGAATCCCAACGTTCAACCATGGGCTGAATGTTGAATCTCAACGTTTGGCCATGGCTGAACGTTGAGTCTCAACGTTTGACCATGGTTGAACTTGAGATTCAACGTTTGAATCAGCTCATTCCCTCTTGGTAACACGAATGCTTCCATCGATCTTGGTAACACAGCAACTTCCCGTGTTAAATCAGCTCATTCCCTATTGATGGCTTGGTTGAAAAGTAGTCATCTGACACTTGATACTATGCGATTCTGTATCCACTCCATGCTCGAAGGTCAACATTCCAAAATTAGAAAATAGCTCGAAGATTCAAGGAGTAGACCAAGGATAACATCTCGTACTTTCTCCTTGTTGCATGGGATCGTGTCTACTAGTAGGGCCATAGAGATAATGGAGAAAGAACTTATGAGGGGACTTGGTTTGGGTATCGGGTTGGAGGATCGATGTGGGCACGTGCTGCGAACGACTCATGGAGTACCTTGTGCATGCAACTTGGTTTCTTTGAAGAGTAGAGGTAAGAGGGTCCATCTTGAGGATGTTCATGTCTTTTGGAAGACACTGGTGTACGACATCCCTGAATAAATGCCGAAAAATGATAATGATATGTTTGAGGAACTGGTTGATGGTGTGAGAAACAGTGACCCGGTTTACCGGAAGGCAGCCATCGACTTGTTGCGTGATTTCCAACACCCGGAGGACGAAGATCTTTTGTCACCCCTAGTAATGAGCATCCGAAAGGCCGTTCCAAAGCTAAGGCTCTACAACGAGaaagaagtcgggtttcgagCATAGCCAAAGGAAGTTCGGGTCATCAAGCACTGACGGTTCAACAAATGCACAACAAAGAGTTGGTGACTTTCCTTCAGGGTTCAACAAATGCACAACAAAGGGTTACCTGTCGGACCAGGATTACCCTTATAAAGAGTCTTGCTTATGACGGTCTCTTCAAATAGACCTCTCACAACCCCTCCCTACTTACCCTTTCATTTAACCCTTTGTTTCACGTCTCTTCAAAGTGACGAATTTTGTCCATTATAAATGAGAATTTATATTACCCTTAGAGGGGCCATCCATTTAGAGCATAATATTGTTGACATTAGACAACTCTTCCGGGGTTTAGTGAACTTACTTCATAAAGCAAAACTAATTGTTTACTAGTATAAAACATAATGTAACAGTTGCAATTATGTATATAATCATTGACCAAAATAAATGaaagaacacaaaatctcattgaagacgagcactatccgtcacaagctgaagacggatagtgcccctctcacaatatgcaagtggcaATATGCATGGGTGCTCCATTTTCCCTCCCACTTGCCAACCCACTTGCTTTATTGTGAGAGGTCTCCAGCTtggcttgtgacggatattgtccgtcacaagcaagacgctttgatgAAAGAAAAGGTAGTTGCACGAGTGACATAAACATCTGTCTAGATTCTACGAGTATATGATTAGAGCATGATTAAGACATTGATTCGTTAATATACTGTAGTAGATTATAAATATATTCAGGTACCCGACAGTGATTAGTTGTCCTCTACAAATTCTTTCCAACTTAAATTGTCCTAGCTAGTGATCACAAAAGGCCTTCAAGTGTACTCTTCACAATTTTTCAAAACGTCTCTTACTAACTAAttaaggccatgttcttttggacttaaagtcacttaatttcagttcacttTAAAtcgtataagttcagttcagttcagttcagatcctataagttcagttcagatcctataagttaagttcagttcagttcagatccaataagtttaGTTCatatcttataagttcagttcagatcttataagttcagttcagaaaaattcagatcttataaatttagttcagaaaagctatatacagagtattatttttaatgaccgatacaaaaacatttgacattaattattcgatacatacattattattttaaaaaaaaaaatcactcctTTCACTAATAATTTCAGCGTCACAATAGCTTTGGGCATGTTTGATAAAAAGTGGAATAAGGTCATGTATTAGGTACGAAATAACATAGTCAAAAACATTTGGCGAGACAATGGATCCGTTGTTGAGAGTGATAGTGAAAATGAAAgtgatgaggattatgataatatggaaataaatggttagaaaaaaagatataatatgtgatttatttgtTATCGTAATGTAATTGTAGtgtaatgtatgaacaaaccaatgcatataaagcggaaaaatgttattatttcaccttgtgttttagactataatttttttttatcaatgttctctcttggtaagtaataataataataataataacaataataataataataataataataataataataatagttaagttaaataaaataaaataaaataaagttaagttcggctcctataagtttagttcagttcagatcttataaattcagttcagttcagatcctataagttcagtgcAGTTatgatcctataaattcagttcagatcctataagtttagctcagttcagatcctataagttcgatcgattcgagatcctataagttcgattcaaaCTCGATTCGAGAtcatataagttcgattcgattgacGATCGATTCGTTTGATCAAAAGAAACGTGACCTAAGGGTGAGTATCCTGAGAGAGTGACTCAGAGAGTCAGAGCTATGAAAAAACGGATTTATTTATATTACTCCATCCATagcacaccaaaggtaacacttactataaacggacgtaccacaccaaatgtaacattccttatttggcccacaacattatcaagttatccttataaccatttgatatttacacaaaatgtcattacataccccacctaccaacccacaattatACACTaactacataccccacctatttattccctctttacccttagtttttccactttttcttaaatacttcATTTTttcctacgttacctttggtgtggtacacTACTACGGAGAGAGTAATATTATTGAAAAACCGTCTTATATGAGAATTAATGATTAATCATAGTGTACATGAGTACAAAACTATTATAGACATCCAGTTAGTCTTCCTTACTATTGATGTATTTATCGTAAGGGTGTCTTCAAATTAATGGAGGTCTAGTATACATCACAAAAAATGAGACTctaaatatatactccctcccatccactcttttcttccctattttctaaaacggattattcataTTTTCTCCTCCTTTCTTTTTTGagaaatttt
It includes:
- the LOC141590915 gene encoding GATA transcription factor 16-like: MDLIEDCASPSDSQSSSSNHSNSNSNGNSNSNINNNGEVKKCSDCQTTTTPLWRGGPAGPKTLCNACGIKFHKKRRALLGISKQQKDDNNKLKKKTIIKNNNDNNNNIGMPLKIKVMQSGIRKSGTNNKFGEVEQAALLLMALSYGSVYA
- the LOC141589766 gene encoding uncharacterized protein LOC141589766 — encoded protein: MWKTSLLRVISGRIKGSGGGNLGILIKRGYSASQGSGDTQGYVPIPTNRTADPAIHSSDQADVNNGSNPHKTIQTESEPFTPPKSPTASSPKLEHTEVGLPSKPNTHQKRQSSSQSAQTQTPPEPVTEIICSGPVLDPWPDNEENLKAQNKAQDDDNKEYFKDHKASPLSEIEFADTRKPITQATDTNTREGVIVFKEEQQDTAEEALLRAAEIWKWNKMRGDPDSPHGRVLRQLCGESW